From the genome of Haloarcula taiwanensis:
AAGAACGTCGCCTCGCGCCCGCCGTCAGTCACTGTGACCTCGGTGACGGCGGCCAGTCCGTCGACGGCGATGTCCACCCCGGTCTCCTCGCGCACCTCGCGGCGCACGGCCGCTCGGCGGGTCTCGCTGGCCTCGACGCCGCCGCCCGGGAGCTTCCACGTGTCGTCCTCGTAGACGAACAGCACGCGGTCGTCGGGGTCGGTGACGAGCGCACCCACTGCCCAGTGGCGGCCGCGCTCGGCGCGGGCCCGGACCGCATCGACGCTCGCCGCGTCGGTCTCGCGGGTCACACGCCGGGTGAGCACGTCACGGTTCCGGAAGGCCGCGAGCGCCGGCATTCAGGGGAGGTCGACGTCGATGTCGTGTTGCAGGCCCGTCGCTTTGACCGTGTTGTACAGCAACATCGCGCGGGTCATCGGGCCGACGCCGCCGGGGACCGGCGTGATTGCGCCAGCGACCTCCTTCGCGCTCTCGTACTCGACATCGCCGACGAGTTCGTACCCCTTCTCTGTGTCGGCGTCGACGCGGTTGATACCCACGTCGATGACCGTCGCGCCCTCCTGAATCATCTCGCCGTCTATCATCTCCGGGACGCCGGCCGCGGCGACGAGGATGTCCGCGTTTCGCGTCCGCTCGGCGAGGTCGTCGGTCCGGGAGTGACACACCGTCGTCGTCGCGTTGCCACCCGGGGCTTTCTGGATGAACAGGTTCGCCATCGGCTTGCCGACGATGTCCGACCGGCCGACGACGACGGCGTCCTTGCCCTCGGTGTCGACGCCGGCGCTCTCGATGAGCTTCTGGACGCCGTGGGGCGTGCAGGGCTTGTAGCGGGCGTCGCCGGCGACAAGTCGGCCAACGTTCTCCGGGTGGAAGCCGTCGACGTCTTTCATCGGGTTGATAGCCCGGAGGACCTCCCTATCCTCGACGTGGTCGGGGACGGGCATCTGGACCAGAATGCCGTTGACATCGTCGTCGGCGTTGAGGTCCTCGATTGTGTCGTACAGTTCGGCGGCGTCCGAGTCGGGGTCGATGTCAATGTCGATGGCCTCGATACCGACCTCTTCGCAGTCGTC
Proteins encoded in this window:
- a CDS encoding NUDIX hydrolase, translated to MPALAAFRNRDVLTRRVTRETDAASVDAVRARAERGRHWAVGALVTDPDDRVLFVYEDDTWKLPGGGVEASETRRAAVRREVREETGVDIAVDGLAAVTEVTVTDGGREATFFFGTYRGTPASTALASDPGLDDEGIETAAWKRSVPSDCLDEPLLRRLRG
- a CDS encoding bifunctional 5,10-methylene-tetrahydrofolate dehydrogenase/5,10-methylene-tetrahydrofolate cyclohydrolase, which translates into the protein MTEIIDGNAVAQSIRDDLVASIDRLADAGHRPSLATVLMSEDPASETYVSMKQDDCEEVGIEAIDIDIDPDSDAAELYDTIEDLNADDDVNGILVQMPVPDHVEDREVLRAINPMKDVDGFHPENVGRLVAGDARYKPCTPHGVQKLIESAGVDTEGKDAVVVGRSDIVGKPMANLFIQKAPGGNATTTVCHSRTDDLAERTRNADILVAAAGVPEMIDGEMIQEGATVIDVGINRVDADTEKGYELVGDVEYESAKEVAGAITPVPGGVGPMTRAMLLYNTVKATGLQHDIDVDLP